GGGGGTGATGGCGCACCGATGAATATCACGGATGGAGCTAAAACGAGCGTTGAACTTGCATTACTAAATGCCGATGGCCCTACCGGCAAATTCATCCACCTTGGCGAAGAATTGCCCTGGTAGGCCTAAAAATAAATTTCTTTTTTAAGGGAAAATAATACATTCATCTTAATCAGCCATCTTAAAATTTTTCTAAATTATCATTTTGTTAAGCCCTTATTTATACTGAGGACAATAAATACCTTTGCGACTCAGAAGATATGGATTTAGACATGAGACAAGAAAAAATATTTATGCTCGAAACCGGGCGATGCCTGAAAGTAATAACAGAGGGATTACTAGCAGAAGATTTTTCGAAGATAACAATAACCGTTAATGTGCTGATTAAAGACCCCAAAGAAGAAGAATTTCGTTTACCGATTGTAGAAACGCATCCCAAGTTCTGGAAACTTAAAAAACTGAATGCAGAACAAGCGAGAGCACTTCAGACAAAATACAGTGGGATTTCTGAAAAACAGTTACGAAAAGCCGTTAAAGAATTTGAGCAAATGCTGAGTCCTGAGGTATTACAATAATGAAAAGAGCGGTCGAAAAAATTCGACCGCTCTTTTCATTTAAACTGAAGTGTTGTAGATCAATTATTTTTCAATCCCCACAGGGCAACGGACCTACCGTTAACCTTAAACGTTGCTGAACCGTCTTCGCCGATGACGATTTCATCACCCACATTTCCGAGGTAATCTACAAATGTTTTTCCGGCGTGTTTTTCACCGACAAACATTGCTTTTGTACCGTCTTCACCGTTTGAAATCAGAATGGCACAACCAGAATTTTCATGGTCGTCATCGCCTTCCCTTGTCCAGCCGATGCAATTCGGATGATCGAAATATTCATTTTGCTGACCATATGCCAAATGTTTTCTAACGTAAAGAAACACTTCCAGCTTGTCGATTCTTTCAAGTGTGATCTCGTGCTCTTCGCCGTCATTCCCTTTATCGGTGTATTTTGTTCCGTACAAATCCGTGTAAAAGATGCAAGGATATCCATCCTTTCTAAACAAAATCAAGGCATAGGCCAATGGACGGAACCAAGCCTCAACAGTTTGTTCCAGTGATTGCAGCGGCTGGGTATCATGATTTTCAACCAGCGTAACGGCAAGTTCCGGACAAGCCTGAACCAGCGTATTATCAAAAATAGTACAAAGATTGAAATCGCTGTTTTCTTTTGAAGCTTTATAAAAATTGCCTTGAAGAGGTGCATCAAAAAGAGACATTCTTCTGTTTGTCGCCTCAATATAAGTAAGCATCGAAGGCAAATCATACGGAGCCCAATACTCTCCTACTGTATAAAATTCCTTTTGATATTTCCCCCTTAAATGGTCCAGCCATTCATTGTAAAATTCCGGATCCATGTGTTTGATTGCGTCGAGGCGAAACCCGTCAACACCAACTGTTTCATAAAACCATTCTCCCCAACGTTTTAGCTCTTCTTTTACGAATGGATTCCGGAAATCAATATCAGAAAGCATCAGGTAATCATAGTTTCCGTTTTCAACATCCAGCACATCCTGCCAACCTTCGCCATATTGATTCTGAATGCTGAAAATTGCTGTTTCTTCATTTTTCGCGTCAAAATCGACACCTGAAAAACATTGGTAATCCCAAACAAAAGATGAATATTTTCCTTGTCTGCCCGGAAAAGTGAATTTTGTGTAAGCTTCAATTTCCATGGGCTCACTGATGAATTCATTCCGATTTTCGGGTGTCACTTTTTTTACTGTGACCACTTCCTTTTCGTCAGCACCACCCATATGATTCAAAACCACATCGGCGTATACCTGAAGGCCTGCTTCTTTTCCGGCATTAACGGCATCGATCAATTCCTGTTTTGTCCCATACTTTGTTCTTACAGATCCTTTTTGGTCGAATTCGCCGAGGTCATACAAATCGTAAGAATCGTAACCAGGAGACTTGCTTCCCTCCATTCCTTTATGTGCAGGCGGAAGCCAAACCGAATCAATACCAATTGATTTAAGTCGTTCTGCCTCATTTTTAAAGTGATTCCACAGACTTCCGTCGGCAGGATAATACCACTCAAAAAATTGCAGCATTGTAAAATTTTCCATGATGAAGTATAACTTTTAATCTAAACAGGCACAAAGACCATTCCCAAATTTTAATTAAAAATTGGTGATACAATTACTATGCCTTTGCCGAATTCAGCACATTAAATCAAAAAAATTGAGGATTAATATAATTTGGTACTTATGACTTTACGGTTTTAAAAATTTATTTTCAAATGTTAATTTGCGAACTTCTTTATTATGTAACCACTCAGTAAAGAGTATTAATAAGGGAATTGAACCTGATGATCAAAAAATAAAAAAAATGAATTAAAATGATCCAAAGAAAACTTTGAATCGTATATAAACGCGCGAGAGCCCATAACACTGACCGTCACTACTTTAATCCTCCAATTAAAATACTATGAATCACTGCTTTACTTATACGTTATCTTTTCAGGGGCACAGTCCTTCGATTTTCATATCCCGGCATCACTTCGATAAAATAAAGTCCAATTTAATTTTGAAGACAGACTAGAAGACGCGCTGGTATCAATACTGGTAATTTCCTGGCAACATCTCGAAATAATAACAGGTCTTTTTTACTTTTTTAATTGAAAGTAAAAATTATCTATTTGGTAAATTCTCAACTACAACACACTTTAACTACTCACCGTGAAGCCACAAGACACAACTATTTCCAATATTCCGGATTGCGGACCACTTTGTGCAACCGGGTATACTCATCACGCTGTGGCTCAGGCAGGGCTCGGCGACCAAATCATCACGTTTTTTACAGGCCTTTTGGATACCACGAACTGGCCTCCACGATGGTACTGCGGAAACTGGTCTGATTTTCATGGGTGGCTTTATATAACCTCCGATCTTCTGATCTGGGCCGCTTATTTCCTGATTCCAACATTCCTATTTCGCCTGGTGCTGCTCAGGAAAGATTTCCCTTTTCCCAAAGTGGTTTGGCTCTTTGGTGCATTTATTGTCTTCTGCGGAACAACCCATTTTATTGATGCCATCATTTTCTGGTGGCCGGTCTATCGCCTGAGTGCTTTAATTAGGCTGCTAACGGCGATTATTTCGATGACAACCGTGTATGTTCTTTATAGAATTCTACCAAATGTTTTGCTGCTAAGGTCCGTAAAAGAGTTAGAACATGAAATTAATGAACGCCGGCTAGTAGAAGAGAAACTGGCAGCCAGTGAATTTTTATTATCAGAAGCCGGACATGTCGGACGTGTGGGCGGATGGGAATTTGATGTGCAAACCAAAGAATTCTATTGGTCCAAAACAGCTTACGAGATTTACGGACAAAGCGAGGATTATTTTATCGGCCCGGAAGAGTCCATAGCTTCTTTTATCAAACCGCATCAGGAAATCCTGAGAAAAACGCTTCAAAATGCTTACAGCCAAGGCGTAGGTTGGGATATGGAATTGCAGCTTGTAACGCCCGACCAAAATAAAAAATGGGTCCGCTATTATGGCAAGCCTCTATTTGACTCAGATGGAAATCTGGTTAAAATGCGTGGAGTTATTATGGATATTGATAAGTATAAAACGAATGAATTGGCTCTAAGCAAATCGGTTGATTTGATGGCTCAGCAAAACAATCAGCTTAAAAATTTTACACATATTCTCTCGCACAATCTTAGAAATCATTCCAGTAACATTTCGATGCTTACGAATATCGTTGATGAAACTGCGATGGATAAGAATAACATTGAAATTTTCCAGAAGATTAAACGTGTTTCCGAAAATCTGAACGAGACGTTAAATGATCTTTCAACGGTTATCAAAATCAGGGAAAGCTATTTGCCAAGCCAGGAATTAAGTTTCAGAGCTACAACAGAAAAAGTATTGGGTGTGTTGGATACCGGCCTGAGCCAGAGCCATGCCGTCGTGGATATTAACTTCGAAATTGATACAGTCATGTTTCCCGGAATTTATCTTGAAAGTATCATTATGAATCTGGTTTCCAACGGTATAAAATATAAAAAAGAAAACGAAGACTTACGCATTGAATTAAAGACTTACACCGATCAAAATCAGATTACCATTCTTGAATATAGTGACAATGGCATGGGCATCGACCTTGAATTACATGGTGAGAAAATTTTTGGACTTTATAAAACATTCCACAAACATAAAGATGCTAACGGTGTAGGGTTATTTCTGATTAAAAATCAGATCGAATCGCAAGGCGGAAAAATCACTGTGGAAAGTAAACTGAATTTCGGAACCAAATTTAAAATTGCATTTTATGAGAAAAATTAAACTTTTATGTGTTATCGACGATGATGAAATCTATACATTTCTAATCAAAAGAATAATCAAACATGCGGAGGTTGCCGAAAACACAATTTTTTTCAAAAATGGTCTGGAAGCGCTCGAATTTTTTGTAGACAAGAAGATGCAGCCCGAAGAACTTCCGGAATTGATATTGCTCGATATCAATATGCCGATTCTTGATGGCTGGCAGTTTCTGGATGGCTATTCCAAGCTGGCTCCTATCATAAAAAAGGACATAACACTTTATATGACTAGCTCTTCCGAAGATCAGGATGATTATAACCGTGCCATGTCCATTGGGCCTGTAAAAGATTTTATCCAAAAACCGATTGATGTAGATGTATTGAAAAAACTGGTTGAACAGATGTGAATGCCATGACTGCTTTAAACTTTTGACATACTCAGAGCATCTTTAAAAGCAGCTGCAATTTGTTCATTAGATTGCGTCAACAGACTATCGTTTACCATCAATTTTATGGTTCCGTCTGATTTTGCAAGCGGTAATGCAATATTATATCTCTGCCACAATGTTTCACTTAACTTTTTAGAATTCACAGAGGCAGAAAGTTTTAATATGGAAATATTGGTTCCATCTTTTATGGATGTTATTGTTAATTCCGGTATTTGATTCAGTATTTTGAAAAGCTGCTCCGATTGAGACGCAAAACGTTTGAAACGATCTTCAATACCTGTCAAATGATGTAAGGCCATGGCTGCATTCGTCCAGTTTGAGTAAACAACGCCGCCATGTACTTTCACCAAATGTTCCATTTTGTCTATGATATTTTTGGGACCACATAGAACAGCACCTCCTGCGGCTCCAAGATATTTGTACAATGAAATGTATACGGTATCAAAATAAGACGCATATTCGGAAACTGAATTTCCTGAAAAAGCTGACGCCAGATAAATACGCGCGCCGTCCAGGTGAAGTTTATAACCTTGCGCCTTGCAAAAAGCACTTATCTTTTTAATCTCACTTAAAGGAACAAATTGTCCGTCGTTGCGCCTAACCGGATTTTCAATCGATACTGCTCCTATCCCACTTTTGAATACTTCTCTTTGAGCAAGTTCCTCAATCGAACCCTGTAATTCTTCCAGGGTAAAATATGCTTTGCCCGCAGCCAGCGGAATAAGCCGTTTACTAAATACCGACTGTGCTGAATCTGCTTCATCACGATAAACATGACTTGTGTCCTGTACAAATGCCTTTGTATTCTCACCACATAAAACAGAAATCGCCAGTTGATTTGCCATCGTGCCTGTCGGCATGTAAATGGCGGATTCTTTTCCTGTTATTTCACAAAATTTCTTCAAAAGCTGCTCAACGCTTCCGCCCTTTCCATATACATCTTTGACAACAGGCTTATCTTTGTTAATCTGATACAATTTTTCCAAATATTCGTCAGGGGAATACATTGGGCCATCCCCCATGAAATAAACACTTTCCTTTGCGGGAGCTCCTGACTTTCCCTGTGTAGCAAAAACATCAATCGTCGAAAGAGCCGGCGCAACTGATAAACCGGAAACACGCAAAAAATCTCTTCTGTTAAACATGATCTGACCGGTTAAATATGTAGGTTTTGATATGAATTGAAATTACGAAATGATTAACGGGATTGCTTTTCCCAATATCTAGAAAATTTTCCCCAACTAAATTAACACTGGTGACAAAATAAGTCTTAAAACCAAACTTCAAAACACAACCACATTTCGACTTTTAGGAAGAGAACAAAATTACATACCAGATTTTACCGATATTTTCAAAACAAAACTGATTAATTACAAGACATAATCCAAATTTGTTGTGTGAAATTAACCATGTAATCAAAAGGTAATAGGTACGATTATTTGATTGATAAATTTTTAGACCAAAACACTTAAATGGTCTAAAAATTTATTTGTTTCATTTATTAATTTACAAAACGACATGAAAAAGCTACTTTTTACAATATGCCTGGTAACAATCAGCACTTTTACTTTCGCACAAACTTTTAGTATCGGTCCAAAAGCGGGTGTCAATATCAGCAATTACACGAGTGGAGATATTGATTCTGATCCTCTGGTAGGTTATCATATCGGAGGTCTTTTGAACTTTGGTTTTGGAAAAAATTTCTCGATTCAACCGGAAGTTTTGTTCTCAACACAAGGAGCGAAAGTTCAGCGTCCGGCTGGTCAGCAGGATTTCAAAATAAGCTATCTTACAATTCCTGTTATGTTCAAATTAAAAACCAACGGTGGCTTTTTTGTCGAAGCAGGTCCGCAGGTTGGTTTCAGAACTTCACAGGATCTTCCTGACCAGACCATCAATCACTTCGCTAAAAATCTTGATTTGGCAGTGGGTGCAGGAATTGGATATCAAACCAAAATCGGTTTGGGAATCGGTGCAAGATATATTGCAGGACTTTCGAAAGTGGGTAACTTCTCCGGACAAAATATCAATCCTGATTTCAAAAACAGCGTTATTCAGGCAAGTATTTTCTGGGCAATTCCTTTGATCAATAACGACTAATCACAGCACTTTAATAATGATTGGGGAAAAGATTAATTTCTTTTCCCCTTTTTTATGCCTAACGCTGCAAGATTTAATAATTTGTAAAAATGATATGCGAAAGATTAACTTCGCAATTCCGAATTTTACACTCTTTTAAAAATATGATAACTCATTCCGTTTTTTTCAAACTCAAACATCCAAAAGGTTCAGCAGAAGAAAAGACATTTTTGAATGCAGCAATCGAATTGTCATCCATTCCGGGTGTTAACAATTTTCAATGTGTTCAGAAAGTCGGTAAATCGAATAAATTCGATTATGGCCTGACCATGGAATTCGATGATCAAAAAAGTTATGACGAATATTCAGCGCACCCGGATCATGTTCAGTTTGTTGAACAGTTATGGTTAAAAAATGTAGACGATTTTCTTGAAATCGATTACGTTCAATATATTGAATAGTAAAAGACAAAGCCACTGGGGAAATGAACTGACTGGTGGCTTTGTAAATATGATTAAAGATTTATTAGGTTATCAGATTCCCTTTTGAAAATCCTTTCTGTATTGCAACGGACTTATTTTTATTAACCTTTTAAAGAGTTTATAAAAATGGGAAACATCTCCAAATCCGCTTTCCATCGCAATTTCTGCCACTGGTTTTTCAGTTGATAAGAGCTGCTGCATGGCAAAGTTTATGCGGTAATCAATGACGGTTTCCATAAATGTTTTATCGGTAGCCTTTTTGAAATACTTGCAAAAAGCATTCGGCGACATATTCACTTCGGCCGCAACTTCATTCAATATAATATCCTGCCTGAAATTGTCAACAATATAACCCAGCGCCACATTCATTCTTTCCTTGTTGATATGCGGGAGCTGCGCCACCGTTCCTCCGTGATCCAGCAATTGATATTCCGCCGAATCAGCAAGATCTTCCATCACATCCAGAAGTCTTAACATTTTGCGGAAAGGGTTTTCTTCGACAGAGAGTAATTCTAATTTGGGTACTACATTTTCTGCCGTTTTTCCCATAAAACGAATACCGGATGCACTGCGTTTTAAAATATTCTGGATATTGGAAAGCTCTGGTCTGTCAAAAAATTCCTTCCCCAGAAAATCATTTATAAAATGTACAACCACTGATTTCACACCGTCTTCCTTTTCACTTTTCCAGCAGTGCGGCAAATCCGGCCCGATTAAAACCAGATCATTCTCCTCAAAATCCGCCATGTTATTTCCCACATAACGTTTTCCTCTTCCCTTCAAAATCAGTGTAAGTTCAAATTCAGGATGAAAATGAAACGGAACCGTAAATTGTTCCAGATCGAAGGACCTGACGATGAAAGAACTTTCAGGTCCTGGTTTTAAATTCTCGAATAAAGGTTTCATATTGACTTTATTAATCAATTCTTAATCTCAAATTTAAAAATAGATAAAATACACCATAAATTAGCCATTATCCGCCTAACTAAAAATTAATAAAGAGCCGAAATTTGAGAAAGATTATTCCTAAACCTTAAATTTTATATGGCTACTTTGACCGCCCCAGATCTAAACGGTTACAAAACAGTCTCTGAAAGTGAAATTCAAAGTTTTAAAGAAAACGGGCACGTTTTGATTCCCGGAATACTTAATGAAAATGAAGTTTCGTATTACAGAGATGTGATTAACAAGGCAGCTGTAACCTACAACACAGAAAAGCGCAAACTGGAAGACAGGGACACTTACGGAAAGGCTTTTCTACAAATTACTAATCTGTGGGAAGTTGATGAAAATGTAAAAAACTTCTCGCTTGCAAAACGTTTTGGCAAAATCGCTGCGGATTTACTCGGTGTGGAAAATGTCAGAATTTATCATGATCAGGCGCTTTACAAAGAACCCGGCGGGGGTTTTACGCCGTGGCATCAGGATCAGTATTACTGGCCGGTTGACACGGATAAAACCATTACCATGTGGATGCCATTGATTGATATTGATTCTGATATGGGCATGCTCACATTCGCTTCCGGCTCTCACCAAAGTGGTTTTATTGAAAATGTACCGATTTCTGACGAGTCAGAAATTATGCTGCAAAAATTTGTGCATGAAAAAGGTTACAAAATAACCAGGGCGGAAACCATGAATGCGGGTGATGCAACCTGGCATTATGGCTGGACGCTGCATTCTGCACCGGGAAACAAATCAACTGATGTTGTACGCGAGGTGATGACCATTATTTTTGTAGCAGATGGTGCAAAAATCACTGAGCCGCAAAACAAACATCAGGAGGCTGATCGCCAGCGCTGGATGGCAGGTGCACCTGCGGGTGAGCTGTTTGCTTCCAATCTGAATCCGGTAATTTTATAGTTATTTTGCAAGCCCGTTTACATTCTTGAACTTGGAGGTATCCCTTAACCGGGGATACCTTTTTTAGTTTTGATAATATCGGTTTAAATCTTTTCGAATCAACTTTTCAGATCATTCCTCTAAATTTCAAAACAGATAGCTGCCAGGTTTCTTTCAAAAATTTTTGGCTGGCTTGATTATTTAGGCCCGGATCAGGATAATTAATTTTCGACCTAATTGATCAGAACAGATGCAGGAGAAAAAAGACGGATACAATCCCATTGAAGATTATGGTCTTATTGGAAATCTGAAAACAGTGGCCCTGGTGTCCATGGACGGCTGCATAGATTTCATGTCATATCCTGATTTTGACTCTCCTACTGTTTTTGCAAAATTACTTGATAACAAAAAAGGCGGCAGCTTTTCGGTTGCGCCTCAGATTAAAGATTATAAGACAAAACAACTTTATCTGCCTGGTACGGCTGTACTTCTAACACGCTTTTTTTCCGAAGACGGCATTGCAGAACTGACTGATTACATGCCGGTTGAAGACGGACATCCGAGAAAATCCAACGTTATTGTAAGGGAAGTTAAAACCGTACGGGGTTCGATCACTTATCAGGTAAAATGCGATCCGGCATTCGATTACGGCAGAGCTGAACATACCTCTGAACTTGACAATAATGTCCTTGTTTTCAAGGGAGGCGATGAAGCAAAAACTGCACTGCGCCTTTCCGCATCCGTTCCTTTACAAATTGTAAAAAATCATGGTTACGCCGAATTTACATTGCAACAATCCGAAATCGCTTACCTGATACTGGAAAATGGAAACCAGAAAAAAAGCGAAATTGATTCAATCGAAATTTATAAAAAACAGACATATACGGATACGATCGACTTCTGGCGAAGCTGGTCGAATCAATCGCATTATAAAGGAAGATGGACAGAAACGGTTAACCGGTCTGCGATTACCCTAAAATTACTGACATCTGCCGAACTTGGATCTATGGTTGCCGCACCTACTTTCAGTCTTCCCGAAACTTTGGGAGCTGGGCGCAACTGGGATTATCGTTTCACCTGGATCAGAGATGCGGCCTTTACAATGTATGCTTTTTTAAGACTGGGCTATACCGAAGAAGCCACGGCATTTTTGAAATGGATACATGACCGATGCAAAGACGATAAACTTTATCTGATGTATTCGATTGATGGTCATCATGATCTGGCAGAAAAAGAACTTCCGCATCTGGAAGGTTATAAAAAATCAAAACCGGTAAGAATCGGAAATGCCGCTCAGGATCAGCTGCAAATCGATATTTATGGGGAACTGATTGACACGGTTTACATTTACGATAAACAGCATTCTGCCATTACTTATGAATTTTGGGCAACGATTAATACTCAGGTTGAACAAGTAATCAAAAGCTGGAAAGATGCGGATCACGGGATCTGGGAAATCAGAAATGTAAAAAAGGAATTTCTGCACAGTCGGCTTATGTGCTGGGTTGCCATGGACAGAGCCATCAAAATTGCTGAACACCGCTCTTTCCCCTATCCAAAAAACCAATGGAATGAAGTGAGGGATGAGATTTACATGGATATTTACGAAAATTTCTGGCATGAAGAATTGGGGGCATGGGTACAATATAAAGGTGCCAAACATGTGGACGCCAGTGTGCTTCTGATGTCCTTGCTGCACTTTATCTCTCCTCATGAGCCAAGATGGTTATCGACAATGAAAGTGGTTGAACGGGAATTAGGCCTGGATGTTCTTTTATACCGATATAGAAACGGTCCGGAGCAGTTTGACGGATTGAATGGCGATGAAGGAACTTTCAATATGTGCTCTTTCTGGTATATTGAATCACTCGCTAAAAGTGGTGAAGTAATTAAGGCGCTGGATAGTTTTGAAAAAATGACCGGATATGCAAACCACCTTGGACTGTTCAGCGAACAAATCAGTCATAAGGCTGAACATTTAGGAAATTTCCCTCAGGCATTTACGCATCTTGCATTAATCAGCGCGGCATTGGAAATTGACAAACAGCTTAACCGTTTGTAGGCTTATTTTTAACTAAACAACAAATGCTATAACATATCAAATAAAAGTATACAATTTGTAATTAGTCTTAATAGATTTGATGCATCGTTTCAAGACGATATATTTTCTCTACTCAGACTTATTTTTATGAAATTGTTATTACCCATTTTTTTAGCCTGCTTTTTCGCAGGAATTAATTCTTCTTTTGCCCAAAATACCGGAACCATTTCCGGACAGATCACCTCAGTTGATAAACTCCCGTTGGAATCTGTTTCTGTTTCTCTGATTGAATTAAACAAAGGAACACTAACCGACAATCAGGGAAATTACCAGATTTCCAACCTTACTCCGGGGAAATATACCATACGTATACAAATCCTCGGTGCAGCGGAAAAAGATCTTCCGGTTGAAGTAACATCAGGACAAACTTCCATCGTAAGTTATCAGCTGAACGAGGAAAACATCCACGCTTTACAGGAAGTAACTGTGATGGGCTCAACCAATAAATTCTCTAAAAAGGAAAGTATTTATGTGGCGCGTTTACCCTTGAAAAATATGGAAAACCCTCAGGTTTACACCACTGTTCCAAAGGAATTAATCCAGGAACAAATGGCTATTGACCTGGGAAGTATTTCCAAAAATGTTCCGGGCGCAGGTATTCCGATGCTGGCAAATCAGGGAAGAGTCACTTTCCGTCAAAGAGGATTTGAAACGGAGCCAAATGCCAGAAACGGTGTTGCAGGAGCCGCATTCTCATCCATAGATCCGGCAAACATTGAACGTGTGGAAGCGATCAAAGGACCATCTGCCGCATTATTTGGCACCAACGTATCAAGCAGTTATGGCGGGCTTTACAACAGGGTTACCAAAAAACCGTTTAACGGTTTCGGCGGAGAAGTGTCCTACACCGGCGGAAGCTGGAATCTTAACCGGTTAACGCTGGATGTCAATACGCCGGTGAATGCAGACAAAACCATTTTGTTCCGTATGAATGGCGCTACCACTTTTGAAAAAAGTTTTCAGGATCAAGGTTTTACCAGAAGTTTGAGTATCGCACCGAGTATTTCCTATCAGATCACAGACAGACTTTCGTTATGGCTGGATGTGGAATTTGGCCAGGCAAAAGGTACTTCTGTGGTTCGTTTCAATCCATTCACGGGAAGCAACAAAACACAATCCATCAAGGATATGAAATTTCCTTACAAACGCCTTTTTGGAGCAAATGACCTTACTTACGACACGCAAATGCTGAACATTTTCGCTCAGCTTAATTATAAAATATCCGAGCAATGGACTTCACAAACAGTCATTTCGCGTTCACGTTCTTCTATTAACGGATATATTTCTGCATTAAACGGACGAACAGATTCTACGCTGCGCGCTTCCGTAACCAGAGGTTATACTGCTTTTATTGCTACGGATATTCAGCAAAATTTCATCGGAGATTTCAAGATAGGGAATTTCAGAAACCGACTTGTGGTTGGACTTGATTATTACAACAATTCAAATTCTTTTGACCGGATAGCGATTAACGGTCCTACAATCAACTTCATAAATCCGCCCGCAAACTCTAAAATTAATGCGCAGGTCATTGACGCGCTTGCTTCAACAGGAACCGTTCGTGCAGAAAATAATGGTGACAACAGTTACGCGGTTTATGCCTCCGATGTTTTCAATGTTAACGAACGTTTGATGGCGATGCTGAGCTTGCGCGTTGACCGTTACAAAAGCCAGGGCGTTTATAATATCGCAACCGCGGTGACCACCGGCGCTTATAACCAGACGGCACTTTCACCGAAATTGGGTCTTGTTTACCAGCTTTTAAAAGACCGCGTTTCAGTATTTGGAAGTTATATGAATGGCTTTTTCAATAAAGCAGGATCGGATGCGAGTGGAAATGCATTCAAACCGGAACAGGCAAATCAGCTGGAATATGGAATTAAAGGAGATGTCTGGAATCACAAACTGGTGGGAACTGTAAGTTATTACGACATCCGGGTAAAAGATGTGATCCGTGCAGATCCTAATGATGTTAATTATTCGATCCAGGATGGTTCGCAGCAAAGCAAAGGGGTAGAATTTGAACTGACTGCCAATCCTGTCAAAGGATTAAATATTGTGGCCGGGTATGCTTACAACGACAGCAAATATACCAAAGCAGATGAAACTCTTCAGGGCCTTCGTCCCGCCTTGTCCGGCCCGGCCCGCACACTCAATTTCTGGGTAAGCTACCGGATTTCACAAGGAAAATATAAAGGTTTGGGACTTGGATTCGGAGGAAATTCCGGCAGTGATTCTTATCAGACAAATACGGCAAAAGCCAAAATCATCATTCCGTCTTATACCCTGCTTGACGCAAGTATTTTCTACGATCAGCCTCGTTATCGTATCCGATTTAAACTCGATAACCTTACAAGTGAACAAGCCTGGTC
The nucleotide sequence above comes from Dyadobacter subterraneus. Encoded proteins:
- a CDS encoding threonine aldolase family protein translates to MFNRRDFLRVSGLSVAPALSTIDVFATQGKSGAPAKESVYFMGDGPMYSPDEYLEKLYQINKDKPVVKDVYGKGGSVEQLLKKFCEITGKESAIYMPTGTMANQLAISVLCGENTKAFVQDTSHVYRDEADSAQSVFSKRLIPLAAGKAYFTLEELQGSIEELAQREVFKSGIGAVSIENPVRRNDGQFVPLSEIKKISAFCKAQGYKLHLDGARIYLASAFSGNSVSEYASYFDTVYISLYKYLGAAGGAVLCGPKNIIDKMEHLVKVHGGVVYSNWTNAAMALHHLTGIEDRFKRFASQSEQLFKILNQIPELTITSIKDGTNISILKLSASVNSKKLSETLWQRYNIALPLAKSDGTIKLMVNDSLLTQSNEQIAAAFKDALSMSKV
- a CDS encoding sensor histidine kinase; the protein is MKPQDTTISNIPDCGPLCATGYTHHAVAQAGLGDQIITFFTGLLDTTNWPPRWYCGNWSDFHGWLYITSDLLIWAAYFLIPTFLFRLVLLRKDFPFPKVVWLFGAFIVFCGTTHFIDAIIFWWPVYRLSALIRLLTAIISMTTVYVLYRILPNVLLLRSVKELEHEINERRLVEEKLAASEFLLSEAGHVGRVGGWEFDVQTKEFYWSKTAYEIYGQSEDYFIGPEESIASFIKPHQEILRKTLQNAYSQGVGWDMELQLVTPDQNKKWVRYYGKPLFDSDGNLVKMRGVIMDIDKYKTNELALSKSVDLMAQQNNQLKNFTHILSHNLRNHSSNISMLTNIVDETAMDKNNIEIFQKIKRVSENLNETLNDLSTVIKIRESYLPSQELSFRATTEKVLGVLDTGLSQSHAVVDINFEIDTVMFPGIYLESIIMNLVSNGIKYKKENEDLRIELKTYTDQNQITILEYSDNGMGIDLELHGEKIFGLYKTFHKHKDANGVGLFLIKNQIESQGGKITVESKLNFGTKFKIAFYEKN
- a CDS encoding AraC family transcriptional regulator yields the protein MKPLFENLKPGPESSFIVRSFDLEQFTVPFHFHPEFELTLILKGRGKRYVGNNMADFEENDLVLIGPDLPHCWKSEKEDGVKSVVVHFINDFLGKEFFDRPELSNIQNILKRSASGIRFMGKTAENVVPKLELLSVEENPFRKMLRLLDVMEDLADSAEYQLLDHGGTVAQLPHINKERMNVALGYIVDNFRQDIILNEVAAEVNMSPNAFCKYFKKATDKTFMETVIDYRINFAMQQLLSTEKPVAEIAMESGFGDVSHFYKLFKRLIKISPLQYRKDFQKGI
- a CDS encoding alpha-amylase; protein product: MENFTMLQFFEWYYPADGSLWNHFKNEAERLKSIGIDSVWLPPAHKGMEGSKSPGYDSYDLYDLGEFDQKGSVRTKYGTKQELIDAVNAGKEAGLQVYADVVLNHMGGADEKEVVTVKKVTPENRNEFISEPMEIEAYTKFTFPGRQGKYSSFVWDYQCFSGVDFDAKNEETAIFSIQNQYGEGWQDVLDVENGNYDYLMLSDIDFRNPFVKEELKRWGEWFYETVGVDGFRLDAIKHMDPEFYNEWLDHLRGKYQKEFYTVGEYWAPYDLPSMLTYIEATNRRMSLFDAPLQGNFYKASKENSDFNLCTIFDNTLVQACPELAVTLVENHDTQPLQSLEQTVEAWFRPLAYALILFRKDGYPCIFYTDLYGTKYTDKGNDGEEHEITLERIDKLEVFLYVRKHLAYGQQNEYFDHPNCIGWTREGDDDHENSGCAILISNGEDGTKAMFVGEKHAGKTFVDYLGNVGDEIVIGEDGSATFKVNGRSVALWGLKNN
- a CDS encoding response regulator codes for the protein MRKIKLLCVIDDDEIYTFLIKRIIKHAEVAENTIFFKNGLEALEFFVDKKMQPEELPELILLDINMPILDGWQFLDGYSKLAPIIKKDITLYMTSSSEDQDDYNRAMSIGPVKDFIQKPIDVDVLKKLVEQM
- a CDS encoding porin family protein — protein: MKKLLFTICLVTISTFTFAQTFSIGPKAGVNISNYTSGDIDSDPLVGYHIGGLLNFGFGKNFSIQPEVLFSTQGAKVQRPAGQQDFKISYLTIPVMFKLKTNGGFFVEAGPQVGFRTSQDLPDQTINHFAKNLDLAVGAGIGYQTKIGLGIGARYIAGLSKVGNFSGQNINPDFKNSVIQASIFWAIPLINND
- a CDS encoding Dabb family protein yields the protein MITHSVFFKLKHPKGSAEEKTFLNAAIELSSIPGVNNFQCVQKVGKSNKFDYGLTMEFDDQKSYDEYSAHPDHVQFVEQLWLKNVDDFLEIDYVQYIE